A portion of the Acidisarcina polymorpha genome contains these proteins:
- a CDS encoding DUF4097 family beta strand repeat-containing protein translates to MKALVLTVSLAAMTSLALSASAQSEEHWDKTYTVAGQPDLTLKTGDSNLAIKSCGACQTVRIHIDSPKRKLSDYRIEEEQSGDRIHFSLKEKPHIGVRVRVSWHGEPVSVQVETPANLTLHAETADGNLDASGLNGTISLHSSDGRQTVADVSGSLHIQSSDGGAELRNISGTVDAHASDGDLNISGKLDGLNVSTSDGKVSLELASGSTLKNDSTVHSSDGTVTVRLPKDFSINLDVSTSDGKIDCNLPLTLDGFHSNGGSDHSVRGKLNGGGSLLSIHTSDGTVHLSSL, encoded by the coding sequence ATGAAAGCCCTGGTTCTGACTGTTTCACTCGCCGCCATGACGTCGCTCGCGCTCTCCGCCTCCGCACAGAGTGAGGAGCATTGGGACAAGACCTATACGGTCGCCGGCCAACCGGACTTGACGCTCAAGACCGGGGACAGCAATTTAGCCATTAAGTCTTGTGGAGCATGCCAGACGGTACGCATTCACATCGACTCCCCGAAACGCAAGTTGAGCGACTATCGCATCGAGGAAGAGCAGAGCGGAGACAGGATTCATTTCTCCCTGAAGGAGAAGCCGCATATCGGGGTTCGCGTTCGAGTGAGCTGGCATGGCGAGCCGGTCAGCGTCCAGGTTGAGACGCCGGCGAACCTGACGCTCCACGCCGAGACGGCAGATGGCAACCTCGATGCTTCCGGGCTCAACGGGACGATTAGTCTTCATTCGAGCGACGGCCGTCAGACGGTCGCGGATGTTTCCGGCAGCTTGCATATCCAATCAAGCGATGGAGGCGCCGAATTACGCAATATCTCAGGGACGGTCGACGCACACGCCTCCGATGGAGACCTGAATATTTCAGGCAAATTGGATGGACTGAACGTCAGCACCAGCGACGGAAAAGTCAGTCTCGAACTGGCCAGCGGCTCAACCCTGAAGAATGACTCAACCGTGCACAGCTCCGATGGAACGGTGACCGTTCGATTGCCCAAAGACTTCTCTATCAACCTGGACGTTTCGACGTCGGACGGCAAGATCGATTGTAATTTGCCGCTGACGCTGGACGGGTTTCATAGCAATGGCGGATCAGACCACTCGGTGCGAGGAAAGCTGAACGGCGGCGGCTCGCTTTTGAGCATTCATACTTCCGACGGAACAGTCCATCTGTCTTCCTTGTGA
- a CDS encoding DUF1440 domain-containing protein, translating to MAKEAAEGRKRSIIKGALAGLVGGIVGSGAKALAEKIYPPRTAGQTPPPVVLAEQVAGHPLSEGQRQLATQGIHWTFGAVAGAVYGVAVEMEPKAAAWRGAGFGLALNRLAHQSLLPKMGLSDPPVRQQTQERQSEWVTHAIYGVTTELVRRLVRKGL from the coding sequence ATGGCGAAAGAAGCAGCAGAAGGGCGGAAGCGCTCCATCATCAAGGGAGCCTTGGCGGGTTTGGTTGGGGGCATCGTCGGTTCGGGGGCAAAGGCACTGGCAGAGAAGATCTATCCGCCTCGAACCGCGGGGCAAACGCCTCCGCCGGTAGTGCTGGCCGAACAGGTCGCCGGACACCCGCTCTCCGAGGGCCAGAGGCAGCTGGCGACCCAAGGTATTCACTGGACCTTTGGAGCGGTCGCAGGAGCGGTCTACGGCGTTGCAGTCGAGATGGAGCCGAAAGCCGCCGCTTGGCGCGGCGCGGGATTCGGCCTGGCGCTGAACCGCCTCGCCCACCAGTCCCTATTGCCGAAAATGGGCCTCTCCGATCCACCCGTCCGCCAGCAAACCCAGGAGCGGCAGAGTGAATGGGTCACTCACGCCATCTACGGCGTAACGACCGAACTCGTCCGCCGTCTGGTGCGGAAAGGGCTTTAA
- a CDS encoding lysylphosphatidylglycerol synthase transmembrane domain-containing protein, which yields MKNKRWILWILVTIALVVLALFIRARVQFSWAVFGQQLKQADWRRFAIAVALIYGGYVLRSVRWSIFLKPVKRVSPFSILGSQVIGFTGVALFGRLADLVRPYLVARRVNLTVGSQVAVYTVERMFDLGAMALIFSLTLLFAPDRNALPHHELMVKVAKVSFIVTIGLAIFAVFVRVSGGVLAAFTEKTIGALSPGIGKSVADKIRAFRDGLDTIDSVTDFLLAAGVSLAMWALIVLAYLETLWAFTNSPELYHMTLARCMVLMAASMGGSIFQLPVVGWFTTILATSATMHAWLGVAPEPALGAGAMLLIVSFLSIVPVGLIWSRFEHVSLKRVTEESEEAGDREIPAEIVAAATAAHPSVSAPPPSL from the coding sequence TTGAAGAACAAGCGCTGGATCCTGTGGATTCTGGTCACCATTGCTCTGGTGGTGCTTGCGCTCTTCATTCGTGCCCGCGTCCAGTTCAGCTGGGCGGTCTTTGGCCAGCAGTTGAAGCAGGCTGACTGGCGAAGGTTCGCCATCGCGGTCGCGTTGATCTACGGCGGCTACGTTCTCCGCTCAGTGCGCTGGTCAATCTTTCTGAAGCCGGTGAAGCGCGTCTCGCCCTTCAGCATTCTCGGCTCTCAGGTCATCGGTTTCACCGGCGTAGCGCTCTTCGGAAGGTTGGCCGATCTGGTTCGGCCCTACCTCGTCGCCCGCCGCGTGAACCTGACCGTTGGCTCGCAGGTTGCCGTATATACCGTCGAGCGCATGTTCGATCTGGGCGCAATGGCCTTGATCTTCTCGCTCACCCTGCTCTTCGCTCCTGATCGAAACGCCCTGCCGCATCATGAACTGATGGTGAAGGTAGCCAAGGTCAGCTTCATCGTAACCATAGGGTTAGCTATCTTTGCCGTCTTCGTCAGAGTCTCCGGCGGGGTTCTGGCGGCCTTCACCGAAAAGACGATAGGCGCGCTTTCCCCAGGCATCGGCAAATCCGTGGCTGACAAAATCCGCGCCTTTCGCGATGGCCTCGACACGATCGATTCAGTGACCGACTTCCTGCTCGCCGCTGGCGTCTCCTTGGCCATGTGGGCGCTCATCGTCCTGGCCTACCTGGAGACCCTCTGGGCTTTCACAAATTCGCCGGAGCTGTATCACATGACGCTCGCCCGATGCATGGTCTTGATGGCGGCCAGCATGGGCGGATCAATCTTCCAATTGCCGGTTGTTGGCTGGTTCACGACCATCCTGGCTACCTCGGCCACCATGCACGCCTGGCTAGGCGTAGCTCCTGAACCCGCCCTCGGCGCCGGCGCCATGTTGCTGATTGTCAGCTTCCTCTCGATCGTTCCGGTAGGACTGATATGGTCGCGCTTCGAACACGTCTCGCTCAAGCGCGTCACCGAGGAAAGCGAAGAGGCTGGCGATCGAGAAATTCCAGCCGAGATTGTTGCCGCGGCAACGGCTGCACATCCCTCAGTGTCTGCCCCTCCCCCTTCGCTCTGA
- a CDS encoding lytic transglycosylase domain-containing protein has translation MLAFLPCKPKSGRLTSFLLLTALAATAMPALAADRIAEQVTLKNGFELICDHREQDGNRMRLYTEPGTSNFVEVGASEVVSIEAVTLHSPVDATVGPLIHPSPAKTEVRADLTKAELHEMLATAGAQHNLDENLLASVVRAESGGHTRASSRTGAQGLMQLMPKTAAQLGVNDSFLPEENIAGGTAYLDALLTRYHDNLALALAAYNAGPGAVDRWHGVPPYRETRLYIARIIRDFNASVRAVHAKSSLASATTSASLLSGAVAP, from the coding sequence ATGCTGGCTTTTCTTCCATGCAAGCCGAAGTCGGGCAGGCTCACCTCGTTTCTCCTGTTGACGGCTCTCGCCGCCACCGCCATGCCCGCCCTTGCGGCCGATCGCATCGCCGAGCAAGTCACGCTCAAGAACGGCTTTGAGCTGATCTGCGATCACCGCGAACAGGACGGGAACCGGATGCGTCTTTATACAGAACCCGGAACCTCCAATTTCGTCGAAGTCGGCGCCAGCGAAGTGGTTTCAATTGAGGCTGTTACTCTGCACAGTCCGGTCGACGCCACCGTGGGTCCCCTGATCCATCCGAGCCCAGCCAAAACGGAGGTCAGGGCCGACTTGACCAAAGCAGAACTTCACGAGATGCTCGCTACCGCCGGCGCACAACATAATCTGGACGAGAATCTTCTGGCCAGCGTTGTCCGCGCCGAAAGTGGTGGCCACACCCGGGCATCGAGCCGGACCGGCGCGCAAGGCTTGATGCAGCTCATGCCGAAGACCGCCGCGCAGCTCGGCGTCAACGATAGCTTCCTGCCGGAGGAAAATATCGCTGGCGGCACCGCCTATCTGGATGCTCTGTTGACCCGCTACCACGACAACCTCGCGCTCGCCCTGGCCGCGTATAACGCCGGCCCCGGCGCCGTGGACCGCTGGCATGGCGTGCCGCCGTACCGGGAAACCCGTCTTTATATCGCGAGGATCATTCGCGATTTCAACGCCTCCGTCCGAGCGGTTCATGCGAAGAGCAGCCTCGCCTCGGCGACCACATCTGCATCTCTTCTCTCCGGAGCCGTCGCTCCTTGA
- a CDS encoding Cof-type HAD-IIB family hydrolase, with protein MTSFSGPTRLIAIDIDGTLLPSAGLRISARNQEALRRAEAEGVHIVVATGRRQAYAIPVLELAGLSPETVMISSNGTVTRTFSGRRIDRWLLPTETARALCAELRQFGGTTVFTFDHEGPGELVVDSLQALERSVDKWVEQNRPYIREIHPLELAFDTGLAPVQGMVCGTVEQMRNAEHRLNHSDFVGLIETHRTEYPGNNLSILDILPPGCSKGSAIGRLAATLGVRREEIMAIGDNYNDVEMLDYAGQPVLMGNAPPELLERARRSGWSITATNDQDGVALSIIGALQRNRQWADEEARVLVGPAVVEFP; from the coding sequence ATGACCTCTTTCTCCGGCCCTACCCGTTTAATCGCTATCGACATCGACGGCACCTTGCTCCCCTCCGCAGGCCTTCGTATCAGCGCGCGCAATCAGGAGGCGCTTCGCCGGGCCGAGGCCGAAGGCGTCCATATTGTGGTGGCGACCGGCCGGCGCCAGGCCTATGCGATTCCGGTCCTCGAACTCGCCGGGCTCTCCCCCGAGACCGTCATGATCTCCTCGAACGGGACAGTCACTCGCACCTTCAGCGGGAGACGCATCGATCGCTGGCTCCTTCCCACCGAAACCGCCCGCGCCCTGTGCGCCGAGTTGCGCCAGTTCGGCGGCACCACTGTCTTCACCTTCGACCATGAAGGACCCGGCGAATTGGTCGTCGATTCACTCCAGGCTCTGGAACGAAGCGTCGATAAATGGGTGGAGCAGAACCGCCCTTACATTCGCGAAATCCATCCCCTGGAACTGGCCTTCGACACCGGTCTCGCACCGGTGCAGGGCATGGTCTGCGGCACTGTCGAGCAGATGCGCAATGCCGAACACCGCCTGAACCACAGCGACTTCGTCGGCCTGATCGAGACTCATCGCACCGAATATCCCGGCAACAATCTCTCGATCCTCGACATCCTGCCGCCGGGCTGCTCGAAAGGCTCCGCCATCGGCAGACTGGCAGCCACGTTGGGCGTTCGCCGCGAAGAGATCATGGCCATCGGCGACAACTATAACGATGTCGAGATGCTCGACTACGCAGGTCAACCGGTGCTTATGGGAAATGCGCCTCCCGAGCTGCTGGAGCGGGCCAGGCGTTCAGGCTGGTCGATCACCGCAACCAACGACCAGGATGGCGTGGCGCTCTCGATCATCGGAGCTCTGCAGCGCAACCGCCAGTGGGCCGACGAAGAAGCAAGAGTGCTGGTTGGCCCTGCCGTGGTAGAGTTTCCGTGA
- a CDS encoding HD-GYP domain-containing protein codes for MRPDWKRDAFAGTLSAGTISLSDIVSALSFALDLTEDARPGHAVRSCLLGMRIGTELGLPDQQLSSLYYALLLKDIGCSCNANLLCEMVGGDDRRIKRSVKLEDWRYPSISGLKLLWEHAGAGEAILMKSKRVLSLAMRRRRFRNELVRLRCECGVKVGRKIGLPEASVEAISSLDEHWDGRGYPERLRGEAIPILARIINLAQCLDLFSSENGTAAAMRSISARSGSWFDPELVRVARALSQQNRLWEFYGSGMERKVVLGLEPGMIVRADDAQIDRIAEAFADVVDAKSPFTYAHLLGVRDAAMHIARQIGMSGERLNLVYRASLLHDLGKLRVPNSILDKPGKLDFMEWQVVREHPGLSGEILSRIRPFQELARVVGEHHEKLDGSGYPGGLKGDQLSIESRIVAVADVYGALLEDRSYRPGRSRAAALLSMKESVPGKLDAECYEALAASSASGLPFARRDSSHVHRDMYG; via the coding sequence TTGAGGCCGGATTGGAAACGTGACGCATTTGCCGGAACGCTCTCTGCCGGCACCATTTCCTTGTCGGATATCGTCTCTGCCCTGTCCTTTGCGCTCGATCTGACCGAGGATGCCCGGCCCGGCCATGCGGTGCGCAGCTGCCTGCTGGGCATGAGGATCGGCACCGAGCTGGGTCTGCCTGATCAACAGCTGTCGAGTCTCTATTACGCTCTATTACTCAAGGACATCGGGTGCAGCTGCAATGCCAATCTACTGTGCGAGATGGTTGGCGGAGATGATCGCCGGATCAAGCGCAGTGTCAAGCTTGAAGATTGGCGCTACCCCTCCATTTCGGGCTTGAAGCTGCTATGGGAGCATGCCGGCGCGGGCGAAGCGATCTTGATGAAGTCGAAGCGGGTGCTCTCGCTGGCGATGCGGCGCCGGCGTTTCCGCAACGAACTGGTGCGGCTGCGCTGCGAGTGCGGGGTCAAGGTTGGCAGGAAGATCGGTCTTCCCGAGGCCAGCGTCGAGGCCATCAGCAGTCTCGACGAACATTGGGACGGGCGCGGCTATCCGGAGAGACTGCGCGGCGAGGCCATTCCGATCCTGGCGAGAATCATTAACCTCGCCCAGTGTCTCGACCTTTTCAGCTCGGAGAACGGCACTGCGGCGGCGATGAGATCGATCTCCGCCCGCAGCGGGAGCTGGTTTGATCCAGAGCTGGTGCGGGTGGCGCGGGCGCTTTCCCAGCAGAATCGCCTCTGGGAATTTTATGGCTCGGGCATGGAGCGCAAGGTGGTTCTCGGATTGGAGCCGGGAATGATCGTTCGCGCCGACGACGCTCAGATTGACAGGATTGCGGAAGCATTTGCCGACGTGGTTGATGCCAAATCACCCTTCACCTATGCTCATTTGCTCGGAGTGAGAGACGCGGCGATGCATATTGCGCGCCAAATCGGGATGAGCGGCGAGCGTCTGAATCTAGTCTACCGGGCCTCCCTGTTGCACGATCTTGGCAAGCTGCGGGTGCCAAATTCCATCCTGGACAAGCCTGGCAAGCTGGACTTCATGGAGTGGCAGGTGGTGAGGGAACACCCAGGACTGAGCGGCGAGATTCTGAGTCGCATTCGTCCATTTCAGGAGCTGGCGAGAGTGGTTGGCGAGCACCATGAGAAGCTCGATGGCAGCGGATACCCGGGTGGACTGAAGGGCGATCAGCTTTCGATCGAATCGCGAATCGTAGCCGTCGCCGACGTCTATGGGGCGCTGTTGGAAGACCGCTCCTACCGTCCCGGAAGAAGTCGGGCTGCGGCGCTGCTTAGCATGAAGGAATCGGTGCCCGGTAAGCTGGATGCTGAGTGCTATGAAGCCCTCGCTGCGTCGTCTGCCTCCGGTCTGCCTTTCGCGAGACGAGATTCTTCTCACGTTCATCGTGACATGTACGGATAA
- a CDS encoding RecQ family ATP-dependent DNA helicase: protein MTGAEDQQLISSPSIDLPLLDVLHRHFGFANFRANQEAVCRAAIDGQDVLLVMPTGAGKSLCYQLPAIARGGTTLVVSPLIALMEDQVAKLSAQGLQVARIHSGRERTESRQACIEYLNGTLQFLFIAPERLRVPGFAEMLARRKPSLIAIDEAHCISAWGHDFRRDYRTLGQHLPALRPAPVIALTATATPLVQDDIVKQLGLRSAARFIHGFRRDNLAIEVVETPKPRRADLTRELLAEPARRPAIVYAPSRKEADALAAELSPLFPTAAYHAGLDAQHRDRVQQAFLAGELETVVATIAFGMGIDKADIRTVIHTSIPATLEAFYQEIGRAGRDGKPSRTVLMYSWADRRLLEFFLERDYPNPEVLHDIRRRLRSGGLHKDALRNALKMDAEVFDRALEKLSLHGGASVDYSDNVVASDGKWSDAYAVQLSRRQAQIDQVMQYAEASQCRMAALVRHFGDIEDGRRSCGQCDFCSPERCIAQQFRAPGLGERQTMETILKSLDSGRSISIGQLYKQLFPHEQMGRNDFDVLLNALASAGLVSIEDAVFEKEGRSINYRKVSLTRDGEDIDERIFDTVLLKEGPGIVARKPSAKPISRSSTKSSKPEPEDAALTGRSAELWDKLRAWRLEEANKLGVRAFHILGNRTLRAVAVEEPRTIDELLSVAGIGPSKAEKFGEAICRVCSQ from the coding sequence ATGACCGGTGCTGAAGACCAACAATTGATCTCGTCCCCGTCCATCGACCTCCCGCTGCTCGACGTGCTCCACCGCCATTTTGGGTTTGCGAACTTTCGCGCCAATCAGGAAGCGGTATGCCGTGCCGCGATTGACGGTCAAGACGTGCTTCTGGTCATGCCCACGGGCGCCGGCAAGTCGCTCTGCTATCAACTTCCGGCGATCGCCCGCGGCGGCACCACTCTGGTCGTCAGCCCGCTGATCGCCCTTATGGAGGATCAGGTGGCGAAGCTCTCCGCTCAGGGATTGCAGGTGGCACGGATTCATTCCGGGCGAGAGCGCACGGAGTCGCGGCAGGCCTGCATTGAGTATCTGAACGGCACGCTGCAATTTCTCTTCATTGCTCCCGAACGCCTGCGAGTCCCGGGCTTCGCCGAAATGCTCGCCAGGCGCAAGCCTTCCCTCATCGCGATCGACGAGGCGCATTGCATCTCGGCTTGGGGGCACGACTTTCGCCGCGACTACCGCACTCTAGGGCAGCATCTTCCCGCACTTCGACCTGCACCGGTGATTGCGCTCACCGCGACCGCGACTCCACTAGTGCAGGACGATATCGTTAAACAACTTGGCTTGCGGTCGGCGGCGCGGTTCATTCATGGCTTTCGCCGCGACAACCTGGCGATCGAAGTTGTTGAAACGCCCAAGCCCCGCCGCGCCGACCTCACCCGCGAACTGCTCGCCGAACCTGCCCGGCGTCCGGCGATCGTCTATGCCCCATCGCGCAAAGAGGCCGACGCGCTCGCCGCCGAACTCTCCCCGCTTTTCCCCACCGCCGCCTATCACGCCGGTCTTGATGCCCAGCACCGCGACCGCGTACAGCAGGCCTTTCTTGCCGGAGAACTGGAGACGGTTGTCGCCACCATCGCCTTCGGCATGGGCATCGACAAAGCGGATATACGTACGGTGATTCATACCTCCATTCCGGCTACGCTCGAGGCCTTCTATCAGGAGATTGGCCGCGCCGGACGCGACGGTAAGCCCAGCCGCACCGTACTGATGTACTCCTGGGCAGATCGCCGGCTGCTCGAATTTTTCCTGGAACGCGACTACCCCAATCCAGAAGTTCTTCACGACATTCGCCGCCGTTTGCGCAGCGGTGGACTTCATAAAGACGCCCTTCGGAACGCGCTCAAGATGGATGCCGAAGTCTTCGACCGTGCTTTGGAGAAGCTTTCTCTTCACGGGGGAGCCAGCGTGGATTATTCCGACAACGTGGTCGCCTCCGACGGCAAGTGGAGCGACGCTTACGCGGTCCAATTGAGCCGCCGCCAGGCCCAGATCGATCAGGTTATGCAGTATGCCGAGGCCAGTCAATGCCGGATGGCAGCATTGGTCCGTCACTTCGGCGACATCGAGGACGGCCGGCGATCCTGCGGCCAGTGCGATTTTTGCTCACCCGAACGTTGCATCGCCCAGCAGTTTCGAGCGCCGGGTCTCGGCGAGCGGCAAACCATGGAGACCATCCTCAAGTCCCTCGACAGCGGGCGATCCATCTCGATCGGCCAACTTTACAAGCAGTTGTTTCCTCACGAGCAAATGGGACGGAACGACTTCGACGTCCTGCTCAACGCGTTGGCCTCGGCCGGACTGGTCTCGATCGAGGATGCCGTCTTCGAAAAAGAGGGCCGCAGCATCAACTATCGCAAGGTCAGCCTCACCCGCGATGGAGAGGACATAGACGAACGGATCTTCGACACCGTTCTGTTGAAGGAGGGGCCTGGTATCGTGGCCCGGAAGCCTTCAGCAAAGCCGATTTCTCGCTCATCAACGAAGTCGAGCAAGCCGGAACCAGAAGACGCAGCGCTTACCGGTCGATCCGCCGAATTGTGGGACAAGCTGCGCGCTTGGCGGCTGGAGGAAGCCAATAAACTCGGCGTCCGCGCCTTTCACATCCTTGGCAACCGGACGCTGCGCGCAGTTGCCGTCGAAGAGCCTCGCACCATCGACGAGCTTCTGTCGGTAGCGGGGATCGGCCCATCCAAGGCCGAGAAATTCGGAGAAGCAATCTGTCGCGTCTGTTCGCAGTAG
- a CDS encoding YceH family protein, translating into MTSSSAVPVLTGVEARVLGALIEKEITTPDYYPLSMNALLNACNQKSNRDPVTEFDEDTVRQALHGLDDKGLAGAVRGFDSRVTKYEHRFSEAFNFGRREVAVLCVLLLRGPQTPGELRSRSDRLYSFDELSDVQATLQKLIDREPPLVRTLPRQPGTKEARSMHLFCGDTYVADFISSGAGSPSKAEEIDGSHRLQSLEEQVAALRQEVLDLRGRVDAMSKSQS; encoded by the coding sequence GTGACCTCCTCTTCAGCCGTTCCCGTGTTGACCGGCGTAGAAGCCAGGGTCCTCGGCGCGTTGATTGAGAAAGAGATCACGACCCCTGACTACTACCCTCTATCGATGAACGCCCTGCTGAACGCGTGCAATCAGAAATCCAATCGTGACCCGGTTACGGAGTTCGATGAAGATACCGTGCGGCAGGCCCTCCACGGCCTGGATGATAAGGGTCTGGCTGGAGCGGTGCGCGGGTTCGATAGCCGCGTAACCAAGTACGAACATCGATTCTCCGAAGCCTTCAACTTTGGGCGTCGCGAAGTCGCCGTCCTTTGTGTATTGCTACTACGGGGACCGCAGACACCGGGTGAACTTCGCAGCCGAAGCGACCGGCTCTACAGCTTCGATGAACTTTCCGACGTCCAGGCGACCCTCCAGAAGCTTATAGATCGCGAGCCTCCCCTGGTTCGGACACTGCCCAGGCAGCCGGGCACGAAAGAGGCGCGGTCCATGCATCTCTTCTGTGGCGACACCTATGTCGCTGATTTCATTTCTTCCGGCGCCGGATCTCCTTCAAAAGCCGAAGAGATCGACGGCAGTCACCGCCTCCAAAGCCTTGAAGAGCAGGTGGCCGCTCTCCGGCAAGAGGTCCTCGATCTGCGCGGGCGCGTCGATGCCATGTCGAAGAGCCAGAGTTAA
- a CDS encoding CRTAC1 family protein, with the protein MSSSDWNRRRFLASFSRTALVLPFAEVLMLATPPWARAGQQSPSPKTMGTEPAYQATPMPPPPGARSPIQGTPLGISFVDVAMQSGLHAKTIFGGEGKNKYLLETTGCGLAFYDYDQDGWLDLFLVNGWRLEGFPAGHEPTCHLFKNNRDGTFTDVTKKAGLERSGWGQGCCVGDYDNDGHDDLFVSYYGQNALFHNNGDGTFTDTTIKAGLSQSKLRWNSGCAFLDYDRDGHLDLFVGNYIDLDLKTAPLPESGPCTYKGLMVACGPPGLPGGKNLLYRNNGDGTFSDVSEKAGMWNTAGNYALSVAVADLDNDGWPDIYVANDSTAATLYRNQKDGTFQDVAIEAGAAFSPDGKPQAGMGVAVGDYNRDGNLDLVKTNFAGDTDSLYKNLGDGTFEDHTYVSGLGVNTRLLGWGVGFFDMDNDGWLDIFVANGHVYPEVSSSKTEAPYAEHKYLYRNLRNDRFEEVTEKAGPGITAAAPARGCAFGDYDNDGDIDIAVNCVNSLPQLLRCDSEWNRSWIKIKVVGVKSNRTGIGARIKVVAKTDPKTAAPLSQIDEVRSGGSYYSQNDLRLHFGLEQAKRVDLVEVRWPSGQVDSLENLEVNKLYIIQEGGKVLSAETLMGIKPKL; encoded by the coding sequence ATGTCTTCCTCCGACTGGAACCGCCGCCGCTTCCTTGCTTCATTCAGCCGCACCGCCCTTGTCCTTCCATTCGCCGAAGTGCTGATGCTGGCTACGCCTCCCTGGGCGCGCGCCGGGCAACAGTCGCCCTCGCCAAAGACGATGGGCACCGAACCTGCCTACCAGGCCACACCGATGCCGCCACCGCCAGGGGCACGATCGCCGATCCAGGGAACTCCGTTAGGCATCAGCTTTGTCGATGTCGCCATGCAGTCAGGGCTGCATGCAAAGACCATCTTCGGTGGGGAGGGAAAGAATAAGTACCTCCTCGAAACCACCGGCTGCGGTCTTGCCTTCTACGACTACGATCAAGACGGCTGGCTCGATCTCTTTCTCGTGAACGGCTGGAGGCTCGAGGGCTTTCCCGCCGGGCATGAGCCAACCTGCCATCTCTTCAAAAACAATCGCGATGGAACCTTCACCGATGTCACGAAAAAGGCCGGGCTCGAACGCAGCGGGTGGGGCCAGGGCTGCTGCGTAGGCGACTACGACAATGACGGACATGACGATCTCTTCGTCAGTTACTACGGGCAGAACGCTCTCTTTCATAACAACGGTGACGGCACCTTCACGGACACCACCATCAAGGCGGGTCTCTCGCAGTCGAAGTTGCGGTGGAATTCGGGTTGCGCTTTCCTCGACTACGACCGCGATGGCCATCTCGATCTCTTCGTTGGCAACTATATCGATCTCGATCTGAAGACTGCACCGTTGCCGGAGTCCGGCCCCTGCACCTACAAAGGCCTCATGGTCGCTTGCGGACCGCCAGGCTTGCCCGGCGGCAAAAACCTGTTATACCGCAACAACGGCGACGGTACTTTCTCCGATGTCTCCGAAAAAGCCGGCATGTGGAACACCGCCGGCAATTATGCGCTGAGCGTCGCCGTCGCCGACCTCGACAATGACGGCTGGCCCGATATCTATGTGGCCAACGACTCGACTGCGGCGACTCTCTATCGCAATCAAAAAGACGGGACGTTCCAGGACGTCGCCATCGAAGCCGGCGCCGCGTTTTCTCCCGATGGTAAGCCACAAGCCGGCATGGGAGTTGCCGTCGGCGACTACAACCGGGATGGCAATCTCGATCTGGTCAAGACAAACTTCGCCGGCGATACCGACTCGCTTTACAAGAACCTCGGTGACGGCACCTTTGAGGACCACACCTATGTCTCCGGGCTTGGGGTCAATACGCGTCTGCTCGGCTGGGGCGTCGGGTTCTTTGACATGGACAATGACGGCTGGCTGGATATTTTCGTGGCAAATGGCCATGTCTATCCGGAGGTGTCCAGTTCCAAGACGGAAGCTCCCTATGCCGAGCACAAGTACCTGTATCGCAATCTCCGCAACGACCGCTTTGAGGAAGTTACCGAGAAGGCCGGCCCCGGCATCACCGCCGCTGCGCCCGCCCGTGGCTGCGCTTTCGGCGACTACGATAACGATGGCGACATCGATATCGCAGTGAACTGCGTGAATTCGCTGCCACAGTTGTTACGCTGCGATTCAGAATGGAATCGAAGCTGGATCAAGATCAAGGTCGTGGGTGTTAAATCGAATCGCACCGGCATCGGCGCCCGGATCAAGGTCGTCGCCAAGACTGATCCCAAAACTGCAGCGCCATTGTCGCAGATCGATGAAGTCCGCAGCGGCGGCAGTTATTACTCGCAGAACGATCTCAGGCTCCACTTCGGTTTGGAGCAGGCGAAGCGGGTTGACCTGGTCGAAGTCCGCTGGCCATCGGGACAAGTAGACTCTCTTGAAAACCTCGAGGTCAACAAGCTCTACATTATTCAGGAGGGTGGCAAAGTGTTGAGTGCCGAGACGTTGATGGGAATCAAACCGAAACTCTAG